In the Hevea brasiliensis isolate MT/VB/25A 57/8 chromosome 8, ASM3005281v1, whole genome shotgun sequence genome, TTTGCAGTATACCGCGCTAGACGAGCTCTAGCAATGGAAAGATCAAATTGTAGCTCAACCATCTTTCTTTGCAACAAAGCTATAGCTCCAATGCAACCATAGACAGGGTCTCTCAGCCTTGCTTCAGCCTCATAAGCTAGAGAATTAACCGTGTCTTCTCGTTGCTCTTCAGGAACTTCAGTCAAGATCTTGCTCACATTGCTTGCACCAAAGACCTTGTGTACTTTAGCAAACTTTTTAGGCTCATCAGATCGAAAATATGGTGCGAATATGCAATTGGGTATGCATCTTCTTTTCAAGAACTTGCAGGCTGCACATGAGGAGCTTGAACGAGGTTCATGACTCCTCATTTTGCTTCATATCACATCCACTTTCTTTTATGCTCTATCCTCGCTTTCTATCCACCATTTATAAATAGGCTTGCACGGAGGGTAAAATCTTCATCTACTGTGCTACATTCATTTACCAGATCAAAAGGACAATTGTTTTCTTGGCGAGATAGTTTAGTTGGTTAGAGCTAGACCTGGCCAGAGCCAGTTCAAGTCATGAACCGGGTCAAAATTGGCATAGCTCAAATTCAGAATCGGTTTTAATCAACGGTTTTAAGGCTTGAACAAACCTTGAACTTTACGTAGGGATTGGTTTCGATTTCCTCCTTTTAATTTTGAATGAAACTGATAATTCGAATCGACagtgtaattttaattcaaatcgtatttcaaaaaaaaaagacaatGTAGTAAATAGTGAAAGGCATCAtgtgaatcgaatcgaatcaaattgctcataaatcaaaatcaaaaccAAAACCGTCATTAAACCTAAGTAAAGTTAAGTCCTAAACCATGTTGAACCGAAACTAAttagaatcatattcaaattattTCTCAAGTTTGAATTACTTTTGATTTGAAATCAATCCGGATCAAGGCCGCCCAATCTAATTACAACATTCATAATGATGATGAGGTCGCGAGTTCGAAACATGCATAGTGACATAATTAGCCACACTGAAGTGATGAGAT is a window encoding:
- the LOC110668385 gene encoding LOB domain-containing protein 21; amino-acid sequence: MRSHEPRSSSSCAACKFLKRRCIPNCIFAPYFRSDEPKKFAKVHKVFGASNVSKILTEVPEEQREDTVNSLAYEAEARLRDPVYGCIGAIALLQRKMVELQFDLSIARARLARYTANYSSSPILNDRSSMTTLSEFPVACGVLIESFGQNSSELSQDGLMNDFSQFPYTF